The Astyanax mexicanus isolate ESR-SI-001 chromosome 12, AstMex3_surface, whole genome shotgun sequence genome window below encodes:
- the LOC103023575 gene encoding cytochrome c1, heme protein, mitochondrial, which yields MAALRMAVCCSAGRAFLTSKSAVHVSKVNMSFTSLSKGGKVAISTLGVLTAGGAGLALILHQSVKASDLELHPPSYPWSHNGMLSSLDHASIRRGYQVYKQVCSACHSMEYLAFRNLVGVSHTEDEVKALAEEIEVVDGPDESGEMFTRPGKLSDYFPKPYSNPEAARAANNGALPPDLSYIVNARHGGEDYVFSLLTGYCEPPAGISVREGLYYNPYFPGQAIGMAPPIYNEILEYEDGTPATMSQVAKDVCTFLRWAAEPEHDQRKRMGLKLLMGSAILIPLVYYLKRHRWSVLKSRKIAYRPPK from the exons ATGGCGGCGCTCCGGATGGCTGTGTGCTGCTCCGCTGGAAGAGCTTTTCTCACGTCGAAAAGCGCAGTTCATGTTTCTAAA GTGAATATGTCCTTCACCAGCCTGTCCAAAGGGGGAAAGGTGGCGATTTCCACTTTGGGTGTGTTGACAGCAGGAGGAGCTGGTCTAGCACTGATACTTCATCAGTCTGTGAAAGCCTCAGACCTGGAGCTGCACCCACCATCTTATCCCTGGAGCCACAATGGCATGCTGTCTTCTCTGGATCATGCCAG TATCCGCCGTGGCTACCAGGTGTACAAGCAGGTGTGCTCAGCCTGCCATAGTATGGAATACTTGGCTTTCCGTAACCTGGTTGGAGTGTCGCACACAGAGGACGAGGTCAAGGCTCTTGCTGAGGAG ATTGAGGTAGTAGATGGCCCAGATGAGTCGGGAGAGATGTTCACTCGTCCAGGGAAGCTGTCTGATTATTTCCCAAAGCCGTATTCCAATCCAGAAGCTGCACGGGCTGCTAATAATGGCGCTCTTCCTCCTGACCTCAGCTACATTGTTAATGCCAG GCATGGTGGGGAGGACTACGTGTTCTCATTGCTGACAGGCTATTGTGAACCCCCTGCTGGCATTTCTGTGAGAGAGGGTCTCTACTACAACCCCTACTTCCCTGGCCAGGCTATTGGCATGGCACCACCCATCTACAATGAGATCCTAGAGTATGAAGATG GCACTCCAGCAACCATGAGCCAGGTGGCTAAAGATGTGTGTACTTTCTTGCGCTGGGCGGCCGAGCCAGAACACGACCAGAGGAAACGCATGGGCCTTAAG cTGCTTATGGGCTCAGCAATCCTGATTCCGCTAGTGTACTACCTGAAGAGGCACAGGTGGTCTGTTCTGAAGAGCAGGAAGATTGCTTACAGGCCACCCAAATAA
- the LOC103023259 gene encoding 14-3-3 protein beta/alpha-A, with protein MDKSDLVQKAKLAEQAERYDDMATAMKAVTEGGMELSNEERNLLSVAYKNVVGARRSSWRVISSIEQKTEGNEKKQQMAREYREKIESELQEICNDVLGLLEKFLIPNASQAESKVFYLKMKGDYYRYLSEVASGESKTTTVDNSQKAYQDAFEISKKDMQPTHPIRLGLALNFSVFYYEILNSPEKACNLAKTAFDEAIAELDTLNEDSYKDSTLIMQLLRDNLTLWTSENQGDEADAGEGEN; from the exons ATGGACAAGAGTGATTTGGTGCAAAAAGCCAAGCTGGCTGAACAGGCAGAGCGCTATGATGACATGGCTACTGCTATGAAGGCGGTGACCGAAGGTGGCATGGAGCTGTCCAATGAAGAGCGCAATTTGCTTTCCGTGGCCTACAAGAACGTGGTAGGTGCTCGCCGCTCCTCCTGGCGCGTGATCTCCAGCATTGAGCAGAAGACCGAAGGCAATGAGAAGAAGCAGCAGATGGCACGCGAGTACCGAGAGAAGATCGAGAGTGAGCTGCAGGAGATCTGCAACGATGTTCTG GGTCTTCTGGAGAAGTTTTTGATTCCCAATGCCTCTCAAGCTGAGAGCAAGGTGTTTTACCTGAAAATGAAAGGCGATTATTATAGATACCTGTCTGAGGTTGCATCTGGAGAGTCTAAGACCA ccacAGTTGATAATTCCCAGAAGGCTTACCAGGACGCATTCGAGATCAGCAAGAAAGACATGCAGCCCACGCACCCCATACGGCTTGGTCTGGCACTCAACTTCTCTGTCTTCTACTATGAGATCCTCAACTCTCCTGAGAAGGCTTGCAACCTTGCCAAGACG GCCTTTGATGAAGCCATTGCTGAGCTTGACACCTTAAATGAGGATTCCTACAAAGACAGCACCTTGATCATGCAACTACTAAGGGACAATCTCACC CTGTGGACGTCGGAAAACCAGGGCGACGAGGCAGATGCAGGTGAAGGAGAGAACTAG